In Burkholderiales bacterium, one genomic interval encodes:
- a CDS encoding 4Fe-4S binding protein translates to MKPLETLRLLLRVGFFALFVLAPPLDLLRFDLTQGHAILFKRPWVIGIDDFVAGTIDAGELAFRIMSRVFLPLLAAAGLVIAIAYRWGRLYCGWLCPHFSVVETINALMRRSIGKHSLWDRQRLPLQRADGRPWRTSPAWWPVTIAAALVFALLWAVVLLSYLLPPAEVYGNLLNGRLSPNQARFLIVATVLLFIEFTLARHLFCRYGCAVGLFQSLAWMANPHALVVGFDRSRAHACQACANACDNACPMRLHPRTVKRNMFACTQCGQCIRACAMVQRNNADGGLLQWVSGPCALDKGERGRHQLAASGCFPGRQSSAVRAAHPR, encoded by the coding sequence ATGAAACCCCTTGAAACGCTGCGGCTGCTATTGCGTGTTGGTTTTTTCGCCCTGTTCGTGCTGGCGCCGCCACTGGATTTGCTGCGCTTCGACCTCACGCAAGGCCACGCCATCCTTTTCAAGCGGCCGTGGGTGATCGGCATCGATGACTTCGTTGCCGGCACCATCGACGCCGGCGAGTTGGCTTTCCGCATCATGAGCCGTGTCTTCCTGCCCCTCCTTGCCGCAGCCGGCCTCGTCATCGCCATTGCCTACCGCTGGGGCCGGCTCTATTGTGGCTGGCTGTGCCCACATTTCTCTGTGGTGGAGACGATCAATGCACTGATGCGGCGCAGCATCGGCAAGCACAGCCTATGGGACCGGCAGCGGCTTCCGCTGCAGCGGGCGGACGGCAGACCCTGGCGCACAAGCCCGGCCTGGTGGCCGGTGACCATTGCCGCCGCCTTGGTGTTTGCCTTGCTCTGGGCGGTGGTGCTGCTCAGCTATCTGCTTCCCCCCGCAGAAGTCTACGGCAACCTCTTAAACGGCCGGTTAAGCCCCAACCAGGCCCGTTTCCTCATCGTGGCGACGGTGCTTCTGTTCATCGAGTTCACGCTGGCGCGGCACCTCTTCTGCCGCTATGGCTGCGCCGTGGGGCTGTTCCAGAGCCTGGCCTGGATGGCCAATCCCCATGCTCTGGTGGTCGGCTTCGACCGGAGCCGGGCGCATGCCTGCCAGGCTTGCGCCAATGCCTGCGATAACGCGTGTCCCATGCGCCTGCATCCACGCACCGTCAAGCGGAACATGTTTGCCTGTACCCAATGTGGCCAGTGCATACGGGCCTGTGCCATGGTGCAAAGAAACAACGCCGACGGCGGGCTGTTGCAATGGGTTTCCGGGCCCTGCGCCCTGGACAAAGGGGAACGGGGCCGGCACCAGTTGGCCGCCAGCGGATGCTTCCCCGGCAGGCAGTCGTCCGCGGTGAGGGCAGCGCACCCACGCTGA
- a CDS encoding DUF1631 domain-containing protein: MEDADSTDIRNPLEGSAPAPTAADRRLLERCVQIALGNLCGALKATLEKADEEFFQLAQKATERTMEQLHLDAMALVRNHAEEIEKRFREHLHNGIQAALLPRKAERQPHRDADLDQFTLVDPDDLEESIATQEMAAKIRTGCTEELAALEKRVGLLLRDPEFRRVKNPFDPAVLADAYMAACRDTEAPLKVRLLLVTMWDKHMQDAVAATYHEINQYLVGKGILPRIRHEIRRGTDHTAEIAAIAAQAAVEAVQAANSDDVFANLQQWFARAAQRGTLPAAGASAAAGPLAWLSPAVAAAGPVPAAPGAGPAGIAGVTYGTAGASGEGGATSNALLAQLTQLQHGQGVEHIPVLAQAAAGVPVAVLRDIRDALPADSLSSTAAVTLEVVAMVFDFIFDDPRVPDTLKALIGRLQIPVLKAAMIDPAFFSRRTHPARRLLNLLGEAAVGWQGSHDDPLYRKMEEIVQKLLDDFEDDMALFDQAIGELQSFLEEQERQADALVAAATPLIEARERQELAAIEAQEAAEDAVASRARDAQVPEVVRTFLCETWTSVLARAHLEGGTEGTPWREAMTTMDDLVWSTRPKASREERERLIQLLPSLLKHLKAGMEAVGVAQAARERFLSQLVKCHANAVSAGFAESGSASPPAKKETAVVLHFPKREPAPEPVKLEILTPAHGEVEVEEITIGPVGWVEEEEEAGASQAAPPARVEVDEDMAREVVAALKPGMWVEFRHTGMEPLAAKLKWISPLRGAYLFCDRQGKRGATMPREKLEAAFRIGTARLLDEAPLSDRAVDNVIATLKQAAA, encoded by the coding sequence ATGGAAGACGCCGATTCCACCGACATCCGCAACCCCCTGGAAGGTTCAGCCCCTGCGCCGACCGCCGCCGACCGGCGCCTCCTGGAGCGCTGTGTGCAGATTGCCCTTGGCAATCTCTGCGGCGCCCTGAAGGCCACCCTGGAAAAGGCCGATGAGGAGTTTTTCCAGCTGGCGCAGAAGGCCACAGAAAGAACCATGGAGCAGCTGCATCTGGACGCCATGGCATTGGTGCGAAACCACGCGGAGGAGATCGAAAAACGCTTCCGGGAACACCTGCACAATGGCATCCAGGCGGCCCTGCTGCCGCGAAAGGCGGAGCGTCAGCCACATCGAGATGCCGATTTGGACCAGTTCACCCTCGTGGACCCGGATGATCTCGAGGAATCCATTGCCACCCAGGAGATGGCGGCAAAGATCAGAACCGGCTGCACCGAGGAGCTCGCCGCCTTGGAAAAACGCGTGGGCCTTTTGCTCCGCGACCCCGAATTCCGGCGGGTGAAGAATCCCTTCGACCCTGCCGTGCTGGCCGATGCCTACATGGCCGCCTGCCGGGACACGGAAGCACCGCTCAAGGTGCGGCTCCTCCTCGTCACCATGTGGGACAAGCATATGCAGGATGCCGTGGCCGCCACCTACCACGAAATCAACCAATACCTGGTGGGCAAGGGCATTCTGCCCCGCATCCGCCATGAAATCCGGCGGGGGACCGACCACACCGCGGAAATCGCCGCCATTGCCGCCCAGGCGGCAGTGGAGGCCGTGCAGGCGGCCAACAGCGACGACGTCTTCGCCAACCTGCAACAGTGGTTTGCCCGCGCCGCCCAGCGGGGCACGCTGCCGGCCGCAGGGGCGAGCGCGGCAGCCGGCCCTCTCGCCTGGCTTTCCCCGGCTGTCGCTGCCGCCGGGCCGGTTCCCGCTGCGCCAGGGGCAGGCCCTGCCGGCATCGCCGGCGTGACTTACGGTACAGCGGGTGCATCCGGCGAGGGGGGAGCCACCAGCAACGCCCTCCTTGCCCAGCTCACCCAACTGCAGCATGGTCAGGGCGTGGAACACATTCCCGTGCTCGCCCAGGCCGCGGCGGGCGTTCCCGTGGCCGTGCTGCGGGACATCCGCGACGCGCTGCCAGCAGACAGTCTCAGTTCCACCGCCGCGGTGACCCTCGAGGTGGTAGCCATGGTCTTCGATTTCATCTTCGACGATCCCCGCGTGCCCGATACCCTGAAGGCCCTCATCGGCCGTCTGCAGATCCCGGTGCTCAAGGCGGCGATGATCGACCCTGCCTTCTTTTCCCGGCGAACCCATCCCGCGCGGCGACTGCTCAATCTGCTGGGTGAGGCCGCCGTCGGCTGGCAGGGAAGCCACGATGATCCGCTCTATCGCAAGATGGAAGAAATCGTGCAGAAGCTCCTCGACGATTTCGAGGACGACATGGCCCTCTTCGACCAGGCGATCGGCGAGCTGCAATCCTTCCTCGAGGAACAGGAACGCCAAGCGGATGCCCTGGTGGCCGCCGCCACACCCCTCATCGAGGCCCGTGAACGTCAGGAACTGGCGGCCATCGAAGCCCAGGAGGCGGCGGAAGATGCCGTGGCAAGCCGCGCCCGGGATGCGCAGGTTCCCGAAGTGGTGCGCACCTTCCTCTGCGAGACGTGGACGAGCGTGCTCGCCCGCGCCCACCTGGAGGGGGGAACGGAGGGCACCCCTTGGCGGGAGGCCATGACCACCATGGACGACCTTGTCTGGAGCACCCGCCCCAAGGCAAGCCGCGAGGAACGGGAGCGGCTCATCCAGCTCCTGCCGTCACTCCTCAAGCATCTGAAAGCCGGCATGGAGGCGGTGGGCGTGGCGCAAGCGGCGCGGGAACGCTTCCTGAGCCAGTTGGTGAAATGTCATGCCAACGCCGTGAGCGCCGGCTTTGCCGAATCCGGCAGCGCAAGCCCGCCGGCGAAAAAGGAAACCGCGGTGGTGCTCCATTTCCCGAAACGGGAACCGGCCCCGGAGCCGGTGAAACTGGAAATCCTCACCCCGGCTCACGGGGAGGTGGAAGTGGAGGAGATCACCATCGGGCCCGTGGGCTGGGTGGAAGAAGAAGAGGAAGCCGGGGCAAGCCAAGCCGCGCCCCCCGCCCGGGTGGAAGTCGACGAGGACATGGCGCGGGAAGTGGTGGCGGCCCTCAAACCGGGCATGTGGGTGGAGTTCCGCCACACGGGGATGGAGCCCCTCGCCGCCAAGCTGAAGTGGATCAGCCCCCTGCGCGGCGCTTATCTCTTCTGCGACCGGCAGGGCAAGCGGGGGGCCACCATGCCCCGGGAAAAGCTGGAAGCCGCCTTCCGCATCGGCACGGCGCGTCTCCTCGACGAGGCGCCCCTTTCCGACCGTGCGGTGGACAACGTCATCGCCACCCTCAAGCAGGCGGCCGCGTAA
- a CDS encoding cytochrome c, with amino-acid sequence MSESFTKSTARNIFWGAAVFSFLLFLALTFDTTSALPRRDNRANLTPAVARGKLVWEKHNCIGCHTLLGEGAYFAPELGNVYKRRGAEFIKAWIKAQPTGVPGRRQMPQFHLTEQELDDLVAFLQYTSEINTEKWPPNIEG; translated from the coding sequence ATGAGCGAGTCCTTTACTAAGTCCACGGCGCGCAACATTTTCTGGGGTGCCGCGGTGTTTTCGTTTTTGCTTTTTCTGGCCCTCACTTTCGACACCACTTCGGCTCTGCCCAGGCGCGACAATCGTGCCAATCTGACGCCGGCCGTGGCCCGGGGCAAGCTGGTATGGGAAAAACACAATTGCATCGGCTGCCACACCCTCCTTGGCGAGGGGGCCTATTTTGCGCCTGAACTGGGCAACGTCTACAAACGGCGCGGCGCCGAGTTCATCAAAGCCTGGATCAAAGCGCAGCCCACGGGCGTGCCGGGCCGGCGCCAAATGCCCCAGTTCCACCTGACGGAGCAGGAGCTCGATGATCTCGTGGCATTTTTGCAATACACCTCCGAAATCAACACGGAGAAGTGGCCGCCCAACATCGAGGGTTGA
- a CDS encoding ParA family protein → MQTILVVNPKGGSGKTTLATNLAGFFAWRGDRVTLGDMDRQRSSLQWLAIRSPKLPAIEGWDAREADLDKPPKGTEWLILDAPAGIHGRLLDDALRAADKVMVPVTPSLFDIWAVADFFELMRSHKAVRKHGVEIGMVGMRVDPRTRAAATLSHFFEKYELPVIGWLRDTQIYVQAAALGETLFDLPRSQSERELEQWLPLIDWARR, encoded by the coding sequence ATGCAGACCATCCTCGTCGTCAATCCCAAGGGGGGCAGCGGCAAGACGACACTCGCCACCAATCTGGCCGGCTTCTTTGCCTGGCGCGGCGATCGCGTGACCCTCGGCGACATGGACCGCCAGCGCTCCAGTCTCCAGTGGCTTGCCATCCGCTCGCCAAAGCTGCCTGCCATCGAGGGTTGGGATGCGCGGGAGGCGGACCTCGACAAGCCGCCCAAGGGCACGGAGTGGCTGATCCTCGATGCGCCGGCGGGTATCCACGGCAGGCTGCTGGACGATGCGCTGCGGGCGGCGGACAAGGTGATGGTGCCGGTCACCCCGTCGCTTTTCGATATCTGGGCGGTGGCCGACTTCTTCGAGCTCATGCGCAGTCACAAGGCGGTGCGCAAGCACGGCGTGGAAATCGGCATGGTGGGCATGCGCGTGGACCCGCGCACGCGGGCAGCGGCCACACTCAGCCATTTTTTCGAGAAATACGAGCTGCCGGTGATCGGCTGGCTACGCGACACGCAGATTTACGTCCAGGCGGCGGCGCTGGGGGAGACCTTGTTTGACCTGCCCCGCTCGCAAAGCGAGCGGGAGCTGGAACAATGGCTGCCGCTCATCGACTGGGCGCGACGCTGA
- a CDS encoding CbbQ/NirQ/NorQ/GpvN family protein, translating to MTSCAPIRRVTPPPYYRPQGREVELFEQAFRNRLPLLIKGPTGCGKTRFVAHMAARLGRPLYTVACHDDLSAADLVGRHLVGEAGTWWQDGPLTRAVREGGICYLDEVVEARKDTTVVLHPLLDDRRMLFLERLGETLQAPPEFMLVVSYNPGYQNLLKSLKPSTRQRFVSVSLGFPPAEVEQEIIMAEAGVDALLARRLVQLGQSLRALKDHDLEEAASTRLLVYAASLIRSGFPPIEACQAAVVESLTDDETTAAALMELVRVTFAQ from the coding sequence ATGACCTCCTGCGCTCCCATCCGCAGGGTGACGCCCCCACCCTACTACCGGCCCCAGGGGCGGGAGGTGGAGCTGTTCGAGCAGGCGTTTCGCAACCGTCTGCCCCTCCTCATCAAGGGGCCGACGGGATGCGGTAAGACGCGTTTCGTCGCCCACATGGCGGCGCGTCTTGGGCGGCCCCTGTATACCGTCGCCTGCCACGATGATCTCTCTGCGGCCGATCTGGTCGGCCGCCACCTGGTGGGTGAAGCGGGGACGTGGTGGCAGGACGGCCCGCTCACCCGGGCGGTACGGGAAGGGGGGATCTGTTATCTGGATGAGGTGGTGGAGGCGCGCAAGGACACCACAGTCGTGCTCCACCCGCTGCTGGACGACCGCCGCATGCTTTTCCTCGAGCGCCTGGGCGAGACCCTGCAGGCGCCGCCGGAGTTCATGCTGGTGGTCTCCTACAATCCCGGCTATCAGAACCTGTTGAAAAGCCTCAAACCCAGCACACGTCAGCGTTTCGTCTCCGTGAGCCTGGGTTTCCCACCGGCAGAGGTGGAACAGGAGATCATCATGGCCGAGGCCGGAGTCGATGCGCTCCTGGCACGCCGGCTGGTGCAACTGGGTCAATCACTGCGTGCCCTCAAGGATCACGACCTCGAAGAGGCGGCGAGCACGCGCCTGTTGGTGTACGCGGCAAGCCTCATCCGCAGTGGTTTCCCCCCCATCGAGGCCTGCCAGGCGGCGGTGGTGGAATCCCTCACCGACGACGAGACCACCGCTGCCGCCCTGATGGAGCTCGTGCGTGTCACCTTCGCCCAATGA
- the recR gene encoding recombination mediator RecR, giving the protein MSAPSSLEELMEALRCLPGVGPRSAQRMAYHLLQYDREGAKRLSSALALALERVQHCRMCNSFTEGEVCTLCSSESRDATTLCVVEMPADLMMMEQTQIYRGMYFVLMGRLSPLDGVGPKELHLERLLKRVENGVVREVLLATNFTVEGEATAHYLGELLKGRGLKVTRIARGVPVGGELEYTDSGTLAQAILERREIS; this is encoded by the coding sequence ATGAGCGCCCCTTCGAGTCTTGAAGAACTCATGGAAGCCCTGCGCTGCCTGCCCGGCGTGGGGCCGCGCTCGGCGCAGCGCATGGCCTACCACCTGCTGCAGTACGATCGGGAAGGGGCGAAACGTTTGTCTTCCGCCCTGGCCTTGGCCCTCGAGCGGGTACAGCACTGCCGGATGTGCAACAGCTTCACCGAGGGTGAGGTGTGCACCCTGTGCAGCTCCGAAAGCCGCGATGCCACCACCCTGTGCGTGGTGGAAATGCCCGCCGACCTCATGATGATGGAGCAGACCCAGATCTACCGCGGCATGTATTTCGTCCTCATGGGGCGCCTGTCACCGCTGGATGGGGTGGGGCCGAAGGAGCTACATCTGGAGCGGTTGCTGAAACGGGTGGAAAATGGTGTGGTGCGGGAGGTGCTGCTGGCCACCAATTTCACCGTGGAGGGGGAAGCCACCGCCCATTACCTGGGCGAACTGCTCAAGGGTCGCGGACTCAAGGTGACGCGCATTGCCCGGGGTGTGCCGGTGGGCGGTGAACTGGAATACACGGACAGCGGCACGCTTGCCCAGGCTATTCTGGAGCGCCGGGAAATCTCCTGA
- a CDS encoding cbb3-type cytochrome c oxidase subunit I, with protein MQYQSQAVAKPYFVAAIALFAGQILFGLIMGLQYVIGDFLFPAIPFNVARMVHTNLLIVWLLFGFMGAAYYLVPEEAETELHSPRLARLMFWVFLIAGALTILGYLLIPYGRLAELTGNALLPTMGREFLEQPTITKLGIVVVALAFLYNISMTVLRGRKTSISLVLLTGLWGLAIFFLFSFYNPANLVLDKYYWWWVVHLWVEGVWELILGALLAFVLIKITGVDREVIEKWLYVIIAMTLITGVVGTGHHYYWIGTPGYWQWWGSVFSAMEPIPFFMMTVFAFNMVNRRRREHPNKAATLWALGTGVMAFLGAGVWGFLHTLAPVNYYTHGSQITAAHGHMAFYGAYVMVVLTIISYAMPLLRGRQANSNRSQIMEMWSFWLMTVSMVFITLFLTAAGILQVWLQRVSATPLPFMQVQDQIALFYWLRELTGVVFLVGLVVYVASFFVGEGRETAIEGSR; from the coding sequence ATGCAATACCAGTCGCAAGCTGTGGCCAAGCCTTACTTCGTGGCGGCAATCGCGCTGTTTGCGGGCCAGATCCTGTTCGGTCTGATCATGGGCCTGCAGTACGTGATCGGGGACTTCCTCTTCCCGGCGATTCCCTTCAACGTGGCACGCATGGTTCACACCAACCTGCTTATCGTCTGGCTGCTGTTCGGCTTCATGGGGGCCGCCTACTACCTGGTGCCGGAAGAGGCGGAGACCGAGCTGCACAGCCCCCGACTCGCGCGGCTCATGTTCTGGGTATTCCTGATTGCTGGCGCACTCACCATCCTCGGCTATTTGCTCATTCCCTACGGGCGGCTTGCCGAACTCACCGGCAATGCCCTGCTGCCCACCATGGGCCGTGAGTTCCTCGAGCAGCCCACCATCACCAAGCTGGGCATCGTGGTGGTGGCGCTGGCCTTTCTTTACAACATCAGCATGACGGTATTGAGGGGGCGCAAGACCTCCATCAGCCTGGTGCTGCTCACCGGTCTGTGGGGCCTGGCGATCTTTTTCCTGTTTTCCTTCTACAACCCGGCCAACCTGGTCCTGGACAAGTACTACTGGTGGTGGGTCGTACACCTGTGGGTGGAAGGGGTATGGGAACTGATCCTCGGCGCATTGCTCGCCTTTGTCCTGATCAAGATCACGGGGGTGGACCGGGAAGTGATCGAGAAATGGCTCTATGTCATCATCGCCATGACCCTGATCACCGGCGTGGTGGGCACCGGACACCACTACTACTGGATCGGCACGCCGGGTTACTGGCAATGGTGGGGATCGGTGTTTTCGGCCATGGAGCCCATCCCCTTCTTCATGATGACCGTCTTTGCCTTCAACATGGTGAACCGCCGCCGGCGTGAGCACCCCAACAAAGCGGCCACGCTCTGGGCGCTGGGTACCGGTGTGATGGCATTTCTCGGTGCCGGGGTGTGGGGTTTTCTGCACACCCTGGCGCCAGTGAATTACTACACCCACGGCAGCCAGATCACCGCCGCCCATGGACACATGGCCTTCTACGGTGCCTACGTGATGGTGGTACTCACCATCATTTCCTACGCCATGCCGCTTCTGCGCGGTCGGCAGGCCAACAGCAATAGGTCGCAGATCATGGAAATGTGGTCATTCTGGCTGATGACGGTGTCGATGGTGTTCATCACGCTCTTCCTCACGGCTGCCGGCATCCTGCAGGTCTGGCTGCAGCGGGTGAGCGCCACGCCGCTGCCGTTCATGCAAGTGCAGGACCAGATCGCCCTCTTCTACTGGCTGCGGGAACTGACCGGAGTGGTCTTCCTCGTCGGGCTGGTGGTGTATGTGGCAAGCTTTTTTGTCGGCGAAGGGCGCGAAACCGCTATTGAGGGCAGCCGATGA
- a CDS encoding VWA domain-containing protein — protein MEEWVGKLWDRFLRSLAEREHGAAAITLEEVAPTAGILFRAFGGAPGLTVKATVATPHGARRNHLARLAGVNQRVELAWRNGEALLLPSRLALFPQAALNRDLYLWLIALAAECDTTWKDTDAWFQAQQEASLRLWARYPGLERRYRQLVAALLPLRPAPERLPADEAAQERAIQAALRHPGHLRRLPQARRPWQPVPLWLHPSPPPTPATATRSGHAGTSIGGRAKEDRRRRQGERVDVRDGRDAFLLFFRAESILSWADYIRVHRPTEENGDADPAAADDIDRLAIARDGETRAARIRFDLDLPAPAEDDTPLGPGLWLPEWDFRTERLLPARCRIQPLLAERAAPCGLPDGLRPIARRLRRQFQALRPERTWLTRQPEGSELDLDALVTHLAERRLRRGTAEQGFYREAKPSRRDLACLLLADLSLSTDAYANDTARVIDVIRDSLFLFAEALSASHDRFGLYGFSSLRRDNVRFHLLKDFHEPYDDTVRGRIAAIKPGYYTRMGAALRQATQILAEQPAARRLLLLLTDGKPNDLDHYEGRYGIEDTRHAVMEARRRGITPFCVTIDRAAPDYLGHLFGTGHALVIGKAAELPRRLPRLYARLTT, from the coding sequence ATGGAGGAATGGGTTGGCAAACTGTGGGATCGTTTCCTGCGCAGCCTGGCGGAGCGTGAACATGGCGCAGCCGCCATCACCCTGGAGGAAGTCGCTCCCACCGCCGGCATTCTTTTTCGCGCCTTCGGCGGGGCGCCAGGATTGACGGTGAAGGCCACCGTGGCCACGCCCCACGGAGCACGTCGCAACCACCTTGCCCGCCTGGCGGGTGTCAACCAGCGTGTGGAACTCGCCTGGCGGAATGGCGAGGCGCTCCTGCTGCCTTCCCGTCTCGCGCTGTTCCCCCAAGCCGCGCTCAATCGTGATCTCTATCTATGGCTGATTGCCCTCGCCGCCGAATGTGACACCACGTGGAAAGATACCGACGCCTGGTTTCAAGCCCAGCAGGAGGCAAGCCTGCGCCTCTGGGCCCGTTATCCCGGCCTTGAACGGCGCTACCGGCAACTGGTGGCCGCGCTGCTGCCCCTGCGCCCTGCCCCGGAGCGCCTGCCTGCCGATGAAGCCGCGCAGGAAAGGGCCATCCAGGCCGCCCTGCGCCATCCCGGCCACCTCCGCCGTCTGCCCCAGGCGCGCCGTCCCTGGCAACCGGTGCCCCTCTGGCTTCATCCCAGCCCGCCGCCGACCCCGGCCACGGCGACCCGCAGCGGACACGCCGGCACTTCCATTGGCGGACGGGCAAAAGAGGACCGTCGGCGGCGCCAAGGCGAGCGGGTCGATGTGCGGGATGGAAGGGATGCCTTTCTGCTCTTTTTCCGCGCCGAGAGCATCCTGAGCTGGGCAGACTACATTCGCGTGCATCGGCCCACGGAGGAAAACGGGGACGCCGACCCCGCCGCTGCCGACGATATCGATCGACTGGCCATCGCCCGCGATGGCGAGACCCGCGCCGCCCGCATCCGTTTCGACCTGGACCTCCCTGCCCCTGCCGAGGACGACACGCCCCTCGGCCCCGGTCTCTGGTTACCGGAATGGGATTTCCGCACTGAGCGGCTGCTGCCCGCCCGTTGTCGCATCCAGCCCCTGCTGGCCGAACGCGCCGCGCCCTGCGGTCTGCCGGACGGCTTGCGGCCCATCGCGCGGCGCCTTCGCCGCCAGTTCCAAGCCCTGCGACCGGAACGCACCTGGCTTACCCGCCAGCCGGAAGGAAGCGAGCTCGACCTCGATGCTCTCGTCACCCATTTGGCCGAACGGCGTTTGCGCAGGGGCACCGCGGAACAGGGGTTCTACCGCGAGGCCAAACCCAGTCGGCGCGACCTCGCTTGTCTGCTGCTTGCCGATTTGTCGCTGTCCACCGACGCCTACGCCAACGACACGGCCCGCGTCATCGACGTGATCCGGGACAGCCTGTTCCTGTTTGCGGAGGCCTTGTCGGCAAGCCATGACCGTTTCGGGCTGTACGGTTTTTCCTCCCTGCGCCGCGATAACGTGCGTTTTCACCTGCTGAAGGATTTCCACGAGCCCTACGACGATACGGTGCGCGGCCGCATCGCCGCCATCAAGCCGGGCTATTACACGCGAATGGGCGCCGCGTTGCGCCAGGCCACACAGATTCTCGCCGAACAACCCGCTGCCCGGCGCTTGTTGCTGTTGCTCACCGATGGCAAACCCAATGACCTTGATCACTACGAGGGCCGTTACGGCATTGAGGATACGCGCCATGCGGTGATGGAAGCACGCCGGCGCGGTATCACTCCTTTCTGTGTCACCATCGATCGCGCTGCGCCCGACTACCTCGGCCACCTGTTCGGCACGGGTCATGCCTTGGTCATTGGCAAGGCCGCCGAGCTTCCCCGGAGGCTTCCCCGTCTCTACGCCCGGCTGACCACCTGA
- a CDS encoding YbaB/EbfC family nucleoid-associated protein, producing MIKGGLGNLMKQAQMMQENMKRLQEELAVMEVEGQAGAGMVRVIMTGRHDVKRVSIDPSLLTDDKEMLEDLIAAAVNDAVRKVEATSQEKLGALTAGLGLPPGFKMPF from the coding sequence ATGATCAAGGGTGGCTTGGGCAACCTGATGAAACAGGCCCAGATGATGCAGGAAAACATGAAAAGGCTGCAGGAAGAGCTGGCGGTCATGGAGGTGGAGGGCCAGGCGGGGGCAGGCATGGTCCGCGTCATCATGACCGGCCGGCATGATGTGAAACGGGTGAGCATCGACCCGAGCCTCCTCACCGACGACAAGGAAATGCTGGAGGATCTCATTGCCGCGGCGGTCAATGATGCCGTGCGCAAGGTGGAAGCCACCAGCCAGGAGAAACTGGGCGCCCTCACCGCCGGCCTGGGTCTGCCGCCCGGCTTCAAGATGCCCTTTTGA